From a region of the Pseudomonas fulva 12-X genome:
- a CDS encoding pirin family protein, translating to MLAIRKASDRGHANHGWLNSFHTFSFASYNNPKERGFSDLLVINDDTVAAGQGFGEHPHRNMEIFSYVLQGALEHKDSLGTGSVIRPGDVQLMSAGTGVSHSEFNHSHTEQVHFLQIWIVPSERQAEPRYQQEHFSEAQKRGRLQLIISPDGADGSLTVRQNARVYAGLFDGDEQAHLQLGDDRYAYVHVARGSVQLNGEQLQAGDGVRVRDARDLHLSNGQQAEVLVFDLRPNELPSLY from the coding sequence ATGCTGGCTATCCGTAAAGCATCCGACCGTGGCCACGCCAATCATGGCTGGCTCAACTCCTTTCACACCTTTTCGTTCGCCAGTTACAACAACCCGAAGGAGCGCGGCTTCTCCGACCTGCTGGTGATCAACGACGACACCGTGGCCGCCGGCCAGGGTTTCGGCGAACACCCGCACCGCAACATGGAGATTTTCTCCTACGTGCTGCAAGGCGCACTGGAACACAAGGACAGCCTGGGCACCGGCTCGGTGATCCGCCCTGGCGATGTGCAACTGATGAGCGCCGGTACAGGCGTGTCGCACAGCGAGTTCAACCACTCGCACACTGAGCAGGTGCACTTCCTGCAGATCTGGATCGTGCCGAGCGAACGCCAGGCCGAACCGCGCTACCAGCAGGAGCATTTCAGCGAAGCGCAGAAACGCGGCCGCCTGCAGCTGATCATCTCGCCGGATGGCGCCGACGGCTCGCTGACCGTGCGCCAGAACGCTCGCGTCTACGCCGGTCTGTTCGACGGTGACGAGCAGGCGCATCTGCAACTCGGCGATGACCGTTACGCCTACGTCCACGTAGCCCGCGGCAGCGTCCAGCTCAACGGCGAGCAACTGCAGGCCGGTGACGGCGTGCGAGTGCGCGATGCACGCGATCTACACCTGAGCAATGGCCAGCAGGCCGAAGTGCTGGTGTTCGATCTGCGCCCCAACGAGCTGCCGTCGCTTTATTGA
- a CDS encoding LysR family transcriptional regulator has translation MNVEDLRLFVTTLDAGSFTAAADTLGVTKQYVSRRVAALEALLGVRLLNRTTRRLQATELGLLLYDKATTILADLRDAQELVSAQGASLRGTLRVSAPMTFATLHLSHVLPLFMQQHPHINLEIDLNDRAVDLLADGYDMSIRIGTLEDSSLIAKRLTDMQTILCASPAYLAEHGTPADLGELQQHACLLYGHSRHVEWRLREAGKPRNLSMRGQLRANNGELIRDAAVAGMGIAYLPTFIVGQALESGALVPILEQHWPASAAVYAVYPQHRQSARAVQVFSDFIKQQIEHLSA, from the coding sequence ATGAACGTCGAAGACCTGCGCCTGTTCGTCACTACCCTGGACGCCGGCAGCTTCACTGCCGCTGCCGACACCCTCGGGGTGACCAAGCAGTACGTCAGCCGTCGCGTCGCCGCCCTCGAAGCACTGCTCGGCGTGAGACTGCTCAACCGCACCACGCGTCGCCTGCAGGCCACCGAACTGGGCTTGCTGCTGTACGACAAGGCCACCACCATTCTCGCCGACCTGCGCGATGCCCAGGAGCTGGTGTCGGCCCAGGGCGCGTCCCTGCGCGGCACCCTGCGGGTCAGCGCGCCGATGACTTTCGCCACCCTGCACCTGAGCCACGTGCTGCCGCTGTTCATGCAGCAGCACCCGCACATAAATCTGGAGATCGACCTCAACGACCGCGCCGTCGATTTGCTCGCCGACGGCTACGACATGTCGATTCGCATCGGCACCCTGGAAGACTCCAGCCTGATCGCCAAGCGCCTGACCGACATGCAGACCATCCTCTGCGCCAGCCCTGCCTATCTCGCGGAGCACGGTACGCCGGCCGACCTCGGCGAACTGCAGCAACATGCCTGCCTGCTTTACGGGCACAGCCGCCACGTGGAATGGCGCCTGCGCGAGGCCGGCAAACCCAGGAACCTGAGCATGCGCGGCCAGCTGCGCGCCAACAACGGCGAGCTGATCCGCGATGCGGCCGTGGCCGGCATGGGCATCGCCTACCTGCCCACCTTCATCGTCGGCCAGGCCTTGGAGAGCGGCGCGCTGGTGCCGATCCTCGAACAGCACTGGCCAGCGTCGGCGGCGGTGTACGCGGTTTATCCGCAGCACCGCCAATCGGCCCGCGCGGTGCAGGTGTTCTCGGATTTCATCAAGCAGCAGATCGAGCACCTGAGCGCCTGA
- a CDS encoding pyridoxal phosphate-dependent aminotransferase: MFTSKLPAVGTTIFTTMSQLAVQTGAINLSQGFPDFDGPEALREALARHVAAGHNQYAPMTGLPALREQIALKIERLYGRNVSADSEVTVTPGATQAIFCAIQALIHPGDEAIVFDPCYDSYDPSVTLAGGRCIHVPLAAGDFAIDWQCLEAALSPRTRLIVLNTPHNPSGALISRDELDRLAALIRERDIYIVSDEVYEHLVFDGRQHASVLAHDELYARAFVVSSFGKTYHVTGWKTGYVVAPPALSAELRKVHQYVSFCGVTPLQYALADFMAACPEHVSELPAFYQAKRDLFCDLLAGSRFTFTRTPGTYFQLADYSAIRPDLDDVAMAQWLTREHGVAAIPVSVFSERPDPSQRLVRFCFAKREDTLRQAAEKLSAI, from the coding sequence ATGTTCACCAGCAAGTTGCCCGCTGTCGGCACCACCATTTTCACCACCATGTCCCAGCTCGCGGTCCAGACGGGCGCCATCAACCTGTCCCAGGGCTTCCCGGACTTCGACGGCCCCGAAGCGCTGCGCGAGGCCCTGGCCCGGCATGTGGCGGCGGGGCACAACCAGTACGCACCGATGACCGGGTTGCCGGCGTTGCGCGAGCAGATCGCCCTGAAGATCGAGCGGCTCTACGGGCGTAACGTCAGTGCGGACAGCGAAGTGACCGTCACGCCGGGCGCGACTCAGGCGATCTTCTGCGCGATCCAGGCGCTGATCCATCCCGGCGACGAGGCCATCGTCTTCGATCCCTGTTACGACAGCTACGACCCCAGCGTGACCCTGGCTGGCGGGCGTTGCATCCATGTGCCGCTGGCCGCGGGTGATTTCGCCATCGACTGGCAATGCCTGGAGGCGGCGCTGAGCCCGCGTACCCGGCTGATCGTGCTCAATACGCCGCACAACCCCAGCGGAGCGCTGATCAGCCGCGACGAGCTGGACCGCCTGGCGGCGCTGATCCGCGAGCGCGACATTTATATCGTCAGCGACGAAGTCTACGAGCACCTGGTGTTCGACGGCCGCCAGCACGCCAGCGTACTGGCCCACGACGAGCTGTACGCGCGGGCCTTCGTGGTCAGCTCGTTCGGCAAGACCTACCACGTGACCGGCTGGAAGACCGGCTACGTGGTGGCGCCGCCTGCGCTGAGCGCCGAGCTGCGCAAGGTGCACCAGTACGTCAGCTTCTGTGGGGTGACGCCTCTGCAGTACGCGCTGGCCGACTTCATGGCCGCCTGCCCCGAGCACGTCAGCGAGTTGCCGGCGTTCTACCAGGCCAAGCGCGACCTGTTCTGCGACCTGCTGGCCGGCTCGCGTTTCACCTTCACGCGCACGCCGGGCACCTATTTCCAGCTGGCCGATTATTCGGCGATCCGCCCGGATCTGGACGATGTGGCCATGGCCCAGTGGCTGACCCGCGAGCATGGCGTGGCGGCGATTCCGGTGTCGGTGTTCAGCGAACGGCCGGACCCGTCTCAGCGCCTGGTGCGCTTCTGCTTCGCCAAGCGTGAGGACACCCTGCGCCAGGCCGCGGAAAAACTCAGCGCCATCTAG
- a CDS encoding amidohydrolase, translating to MSKQDHLELALIQSDLAWHDPAANRAHFEAQLLQAAGADLVILPEMFSTGFSMQSAELAEPEDGPTSQWLSEQAQRFNAVIAGSLIIQVADGSYRNRLLWARPDGSLAHYDKRHLFRMAGEHQHYAAGERQALFEVKGWRVRPLICYDLRFPVWSRDAEGTDLLLYTANWPAARRLHWNRLLPARAIENLCYVAAVNRIGVDGKGHPYSGDSQVLDFQGDSLLDAGDRAGVFRQRLDAAALAAYRERFPAHQDADPFEFR from the coding sequence ATGAGCAAACAAGACCACCTCGAACTGGCGCTGATCCAGAGTGACCTGGCCTGGCACGACCCCGCCGCCAACCGCGCCCACTTCGAGGCGCAGCTGCTGCAGGCCGCGGGCGCCGATCTGGTCATCCTGCCGGAGATGTTCAGCACCGGCTTTTCCATGCAGTCCGCCGAATTGGCCGAACCCGAAGACGGGCCGACCAGCCAGTGGCTCAGCGAGCAGGCGCAGCGCTTCAATGCGGTGATCGCCGGCAGCCTGATCATCCAGGTCGCCGATGGCAGCTACCGCAACCGGCTGCTGTGGGCGCGGCCGGATGGTTCGCTGGCTCACTACGACAAGCGCCACCTGTTTCGCATGGCCGGCGAGCACCAGCACTACGCCGCCGGCGAGCGCCAGGCGCTGTTCGAGGTCAAGGGGTGGCGGGTGCGCCCGCTGATCTGCTACGACCTGCGCTTTCCGGTCTGGAGCCGCGACGCCGAAGGCACCGACCTGCTGCTGTACACCGCCAACTGGCCGGCCGCGCGGCGCCTGCACTGGAACCGCCTGCTGCCGGCGCGGGCCATCGAAAACCTCTGCTACGTGGCGGCGGTCAATCGCATCGGCGTGGACGGCAAGGGCCATCCCTACAGCGGCGACTCCCAGGTGCTGGATTTCCAGGGCGATAGCCTGCTCGATGCCGGCGATAGGGCCGGCGTATTCCGCCAGCGCCTCGACGCCGCGGCCCTGGCCGCCTACCGCGAGCGCTTCCCGGCGCATCAGGATGCCGATCCGTTCGAGTTTCGCTGA
- a CDS encoding NAD(P)-dependent alcohol dehydrogenase — translation MTTILGYAAQDSSKPLAPYRFQRRAVGANDVQIDILYCGVCHSDLHTARNEWKNTLYPSVPGHEIVGKVTAVGSDVTGFKVGDLAGVGCMVDSCQSCSSCSEGLEQYCENGFTGTYNGPLFGGENTYGGYSDNIVVDQKFVLRIRHTDNLAAVAPLLCAGITTYSPLRQWNVKPGDKVGIVGLGGLGHMGVKIAAAMGAHVVLFTTSPNKREDALRLGAAEVVVSKNADEMAAHVNSFDFILNTVAAPHNLDAFLGLLKRDATMTLVGVPDSAHPSPEVFGLIFKRRRLAGSLIGGIAETQEMLDFCAEHNIVSDIELIDIQNINEAYERMLKSDVKYRFVIDMASLAKDQDAA, via the coding sequence ATGACCACCATTCTCGGCTATGCCGCCCAGGACTCCAGCAAACCTCTCGCGCCCTACCGCTTCCAGCGCCGCGCCGTCGGCGCCAACGACGTGCAGATCGATATCCTCTACTGCGGCGTCTGCCACTCCGACCTGCACACCGCGCGCAACGAGTGGAAAAACACCCTGTACCCCTCGGTGCCCGGCCACGAGATCGTCGGCAAGGTCACTGCCGTCGGTAGCGACGTGACCGGCTTCAAGGTCGGCGACCTGGCCGGCGTCGGCTGCATGGTCGACAGCTGCCAGAGCTGCTCGTCCTGTTCCGAAGGCCTGGAGCAATACTGCGAGAACGGCTTCACCGGCACCTACAACGGCCCGCTCTTCGGTGGAGAGAACACCTACGGTGGTTACTCGGACAACATCGTCGTCGACCAGAAGTTCGTCCTGCGCATCCGCCACACCGACAACCTGGCCGCTGTTGCGCCGCTGCTCTGCGCCGGCATCACCACTTACTCGCCGCTGCGCCAGTGGAACGTCAAGCCGGGCGACAAGGTGGGTATCGTCGGCCTCGGTGGCCTCGGCCACATGGGCGTGAAGATCGCCGCCGCCATGGGCGCTCATGTGGTGCTGTTCACCACCTCGCCGAACAAACGTGAAGACGCCCTGCGCCTGGGCGCTGCCGAAGTGGTGGTGTCGAAGAACGCCGACGAGATGGCGGCCCACGTAAACAGCTTCGACTTCATCCTCAACACCGTGGCTGCCCCCCACAACCTGGACGCCTTCCTCGGCCTGCTCAAGCGCGACGCCACCATGACCCTGGTTGGCGTACCGGATTCGGCGCACCCGTCGCCGGAAGTCTTCGGGCTGATCTTCAAGCGCCGCCGCCTGGCCGGCTCGCTGATCGGCGGCATCGCCGAAACCCAGGAAATGCTCGACTTCTGCGCCGAGCACAACATCGTCTCGGACATCGAGCTGATCGATATCCAGAACATCAACGAAGCCTACGAGCGCATGCTCAAGAGTGACGTGAAGTACCGCTTCGTGATCGACATGGCTTCCCTGGCCAAGGACCAGGACGCCGCGTAA
- a CDS encoding LysR family transcriptional regulator — translation MIAPTQYQISHVDLALVLALVRGRSLARAAEQLQVDVSTVFRAIRKLEANLGIALFEKSRRGYMPTQSAQALAEQAERAEQALDAARIALQHGEKVISGTVRLTCTDAVLQNLLLPSLAELMPRYPALSLELATTNTFANLSRRDADIALRLSNAPPEHLVGRQLGHTAYYICGRPEHRDAFLQAPTSVPWIAPDDSMPDHLTVAWRHQAHPSLVPRYRCSSMSAVANLVQGGLGVAALPDFMARNLAGVERLSEALVDCDTDLWLLTRPDCLALRSVQTLFDELTPLLRARLNSR, via the coding sequence ATGATTGCACCGACGCAATACCAGATCAGCCATGTCGACCTCGCCCTGGTGCTCGCTCTGGTGCGTGGACGCTCTCTGGCCCGGGCCGCCGAGCAGTTGCAGGTGGACGTGTCGACGGTGTTTCGCGCCATCCGCAAGCTGGAAGCCAATCTGGGTATCGCCCTGTTCGAAAAGAGCCGTCGCGGCTATATGCCGACCCAGAGCGCCCAGGCCCTGGCCGAGCAGGCCGAACGCGCCGAACAGGCGCTGGATGCGGCGCGCATTGCCCTGCAGCATGGCGAGAAAGTGATCAGCGGCACGGTGCGCCTGACCTGCACCGATGCGGTACTGCAGAACCTGCTGCTGCCCAGCCTGGCCGAACTGATGCCGCGCTACCCGGCGCTGTCGCTGGAGCTGGCCACCACCAACACCTTCGCCAACCTCAGCCGCCGCGACGCCGACATCGCCCTGCGCCTATCCAACGCACCGCCCGAACACCTGGTCGGCCGCCAGCTCGGCCACACCGCCTATTACATCTGCGGGCGCCCGGAACACCGCGACGCCTTCCTACAGGCGCCCACCTCGGTGCCGTGGATCGCCCCCGACGATTCCATGCCCGACCACCTCACCGTGGCCTGGCGTCACCAGGCGCACCCCAGCCTGGTGCCACGCTATCGCTGCAGCAGCATGTCGGCGGTCGCCAACCTGGTACAAGGGGGCCTGGGTGTCGCCGCCCTGCCCGACTTCATGGCCCGCAACCTGGCGGGCGTCGAGCGCCTGAGCGAGGCGCTGGTCGATTGCGACACCGACCTGTGGCTGCTGACCCGCCCGGACTGCCTGGCGCTACGCTCGGTGCAGACGCTGTTCGATGAACTCACGCCGTTGCTGCGTGCGCGCCTCAATAGCCGCTAA
- a CDS encoding glutamine synthetase family protein, translating to MTSVSPRVVQLNEANTFLKEHPEVQYVDLLITDMNGIVRGKRVERASLHKVYEKGINLPASLFALDINGSTVESTGLGLDIGDADRICYPIPGTLCNEPWQKRPTAQLLMTMHELDGAPFFADPREVLRRVVQKFDDLGLTICAAFELEFYLIDQENVNGRPQPPRSPISGKRPMSTQVYLIDDLDEYVDCLQDMLEAAKEQALPADAIVKESAPAQFEVNLHHVEDAIKACDYAVLLKRLIKNIAYDHEMDSTFMAKPYPGQAGNGLHVHISLLDKKTGQNIFATEDPEQHAPLRHAIAGILDTMPASMAFLCPNVNSYRRFGAQFYVPNAPSWGLDNRTVAVRVPTGSSDAIRIEHRVAGADANPYLMMASILAGIHHGLTNKLEPGEPIEGNSYEQLEQSLPNNLRDALRELDDSEVMNKYICPEYIDIFVACKEAEMQEFETTISDLEYNWYLHTV from the coding sequence ATGACTTCGGTTTCCCCACGTGTCGTTCAGCTCAATGAAGCGAACACCTTTCTCAAGGAACACCCTGAGGTTCAGTACGTCGACCTGCTGATCACCGACATGAACGGCATCGTGCGCGGCAAGCGCGTCGAGCGCGCCAGCCTGCACAAGGTCTACGAGAAGGGCATCAACCTGCCCGCTTCGCTGTTCGCCCTGGACATCAACGGCTCCACCGTGGAAAGCACCGGCCTGGGCCTGGATATCGGCGATGCCGACCGCATTTGCTACCCGATTCCCGGCACCCTGTGCAACGAGCCGTGGCAGAAGCGCCCGACCGCGCAATTGCTGATGACCATGCACGAGCTGGACGGCGCGCCGTTCTTCGCCGATCCCCGCGAAGTGCTGCGCCGCGTGGTGCAGAAGTTCGACGATCTGGGTCTGACCATCTGCGCCGCCTTCGAGCTGGAGTTCTACCTGATCGATCAGGAGAACGTGAACGGCCGTCCGCAGCCGCCGCGCTCGCCCATTTCCGGCAAGCGCCCGATGTCCACCCAGGTGTATCTGATCGACGACCTCGACGAATACGTCGACTGCCTGCAGGACATGCTCGAAGCCGCCAAGGAGCAGGCGCTGCCGGCCGACGCCATCGTCAAGGAAAGTGCCCCGGCGCAGTTCGAAGTCAACCTGCACCACGTCGAAGACGCCATCAAGGCCTGCGACTACGCGGTGCTGCTCAAGCGCCTGATCAAGAACATCGCCTACGACCACGAGATGGACTCGACCTTCATGGCCAAGCCCTATCCGGGGCAGGCGGGTAATGGTCTGCACGTGCACATCTCGCTGCTCGACAAGAAAACCGGCCAGAACATCTTCGCCACCGAAGATCCTGAGCAGCATGCGCCGCTGCGTCATGCCATCGCCGGTATCCTCGATACCATGCCGGCGTCGATGGCCTTCCTGTGCCCGAACGTCAACTCCTACCGCCGCTTCGGCGCACAGTTCTACGTGCCGAACGCGCCGAGCTGGGGCCTGGACAACCGCACCGTGGCCGTGCGCGTACCGACCGGCAGCAGCGACGCGATCCGTATCGAGCACCGCGTGGCCGGCGCCGATGCCAACCCGTACCTGATGATGGCCTCGATCCTCGCCGGTATTCACCACGGCCTGACCAACAAGCTGGAACCCGGTGAGCCGATCGAAGGCAACTCCTACGAGCAACTGGAGCAGAGCCTGCCGAACAACCTGCGCGATGCCCTGCGCGAGCTGGACGACAGCGAAGTGATGAACAAGTACATCTGCCCCGAATACATCGACATCTTCGTCGCCTGTAAGGAAGCGGAGATGCAGGAATTCGAAACCACCATTTCCGACCTCGAATACAACTGGTATCTGCATACCGTCTGA
- a CDS encoding aldehyde dehydrogenase, with protein sequence MSTMTRQDWEQRYSDLRIEGRAFIDGAYRDAVGGATFDSVSPVDGRQLASVASCMAEDAELAVKAAREVFERGDWVKLAPAQRKRVLIAFADKLMANAEELALLETLDMGKPIGDSLSIDVPGAANAIRWSAEAIDKLYDEVAPTPHDQLGLVTREAVGVVAAIVPWNFPLLMSCWKLGPALATGNSVILKPSEKSPLTAIRIAQLAIEAGIPAGVFNVLPGYGHTVGKALALHMDVDTIVFTGSTKIAKQLMIYAGESNMKRVWLEAGGKSPNIVFADAPDLQAAADAAATAIAFNQGEVCVAGSRLLVESSIKERFLPMVVEALQQWKPGHALDPQTRVGALVDDGHLATVLGFIESGREEGAEILTGGERALQETGGSYVQPTIFAGVNNAMRIAREEIFGPVLSVITFDSDEEAIRIANDTPYGLAAAVWTRDISRAHRTARALRAGSVWVNQYDGGDMTAPFGGFKQSGNGRDKSLHAFDKYTELKATWIKL encoded by the coding sequence ATGAGCACCATGACTCGCCAAGATTGGGAGCAGCGCTACAGCGACCTGCGCATCGAGGGCCGCGCCTTTATCGACGGCGCCTACCGCGATGCCGTGGGCGGCGCGACCTTCGACAGCGTCAGCCCGGTCGATGGCCGCCAGCTGGCAAGCGTTGCCAGCTGCATGGCTGAGGATGCCGAGCTGGCCGTGAAGGCCGCTCGCGAGGTTTTCGAGCGCGGCGACTGGGTAAAACTCGCCCCGGCTCAGCGCAAGCGCGTGTTGATCGCCTTTGCCGACAAGCTGATGGCCAATGCCGAGGAGCTGGCGCTGCTGGAAACCCTCGACATGGGCAAGCCGATCGGCGATTCGCTGAGCATCGATGTACCCGGCGCGGCCAATGCCATCCGTTGGAGCGCCGAGGCCATCGACAAGCTGTATGACGAAGTGGCGCCCACGCCCCACGATCAGCTCGGTCTGGTGACCCGGGAAGCGGTCGGCGTGGTGGCAGCCATCGTGCCGTGGAACTTCCCGCTGCTGATGTCCTGCTGGAAGCTCGGCCCGGCGCTGGCAACCGGTAACTCGGTGATTCTCAAACCGTCCGAGAAGTCGCCGCTGACTGCCATTCGCATCGCCCAGCTGGCCATCGAGGCTGGTATCCCGGCTGGCGTGTTCAACGTGCTGCCGGGCTACGGCCACACCGTGGGCAAGGCCTTGGCCCTGCACATGGACGTCGACACCATCGTGTTCACCGGCTCCACCAAAATCGCCAAGCAGCTGATGATCTACGCCGGCGAATCGAACATGAAACGCGTGTGGCTGGAGGCCGGCGGCAAGAGCCCCAACATCGTCTTCGCCGATGCACCGGATCTGCAGGCCGCCGCAGACGCAGCTGCCACCGCCATCGCCTTCAACCAGGGCGAAGTTTGCGTGGCGGGTTCGCGCCTGCTGGTGGAAAGCTCGATCAAGGAGCGTTTCCTGCCGATGGTGGTCGAGGCGCTGCAGCAGTGGAAACCCGGCCATGCGCTGGATCCGCAGACCCGTGTCGGTGCGCTGGTCGATGACGGCCATCTGGCCACCGTGCTCGGCTTCATCGAGTCCGGTCGCGAGGAGGGTGCCGAGATCCTCACCGGCGGCGAACGTGCCCTGCAGGAAACCGGCGGCAGCTACGTGCAGCCGACCATTTTCGCCGGTGTGAACAACGCCATGCGCATCGCCCGCGAGGAAATCTTCGGGCCGGTGCTGTCGGTGATCACCTTCGACAGTGACGAAGAAGCCATCCGCATCGCCAACGACACGCCCTACGGCCTGGCCGCGGCTGTGTGGACTCGCGATATTTCCCGCGCCCACCGCACCGCTCGGGCGCTGCGTGCCGGCAGCGTTTGGGTCAACCAGTACGACGGCGGCGACATGACCGCGCCGTTTGGCGGCTTCAAGCAGTCGGGCAATGGCCGCGACAAGTCGCTGCATGCCTTTGACAAATACACCGAACTAAAGGCGACCTGGATCAAACTCTAA